A section of the Malus sylvestris chromosome 17, drMalSylv7.2, whole genome shotgun sequence genome encodes:
- the LOC126609908 gene encoding uncharacterized protein LOC126609908, which translates to MDMVSASASKRKTTSFHSEKMTLEDYLLLIQSNSHLHLTVAHLNQIISMHGYKKIYKVPKARLSDAVSSLPLVDPARSTLRDYISPFVITTLEDVVADLADLNWKECCVTSVETLSSWKHTISSPAPPMSPSHDVVQYSQLQQSPPLALDCRPYGVVSAPNSASGTVRQEKKLVPKRKRKRSPVAAGFARGALDSVSYGSC; encoded by the exons ATGGATATGGTGAGTGCGAGTGCGAGCAAAAGGAAGACGACGAGTTTCCACAGCGAGAAGATGACTCTAGAAGATTACCTGCTCCTCATTCAATCCAACTCCCACCTCCATCTCACCGTCGCTCATCTCAATCAg ATCATTTCCATGCACGGATACAAGAAGATCTACAAGGTTCCCAAG GCACGTTTGAGCGACGCCGTGAGCTCGCTGCCGCTGGTCGATCCGGCTCGCTCGACGCTCAGAGACTACATCTCTCCGTTTGTGATCACCACCCTGGAGGACGTCGTCGCCGACCTCGCCGACCTCAACTGGAAAGAGTGCTGCGTCACATCCGTCGAAACCCTAAGCTCATGGAAACACACAATCTCTTCCCCTGCTCCTCCAATGAGCCCCAGCCACGACGTCGTCCAGTACTCGCAACTTCAACAATCACCGCCGTTGGCCCTTGATTGCAGACCCTACGGCGTCGTTTCTGCTCCCAACTCTGCTTCCGGGACTGTTCGTCAAGAGAAGAAACTGGTGccgaagaggaagaggaagcgATCGCCGGTAGCCGCCGGTTTCGCTCGTGGTGCTCTGGACTCTGTTTCGTACGGATCTTGCTGA
- the LOC126612066 gene encoding 14-3-3-like protein B isoform X4, which produces MGFATERENFVYLAKLAEQAERYDEMVDAMKKVANLDVELTVEERNLLSVGYKNVVGARRASWRILSSIEQKEESRGNESHVKQLKEYRQKVESELSTICVDIMAVIDEHLIPSATVGESTVFYYKMKGDYYRYLAEFKSGDDKTEAAEQSKKAYETATTTAEAELPSTHPIRLGLALNFSVFYYEIMNSPERACHLAKTAFDEAIAELDSLNEESYKDSTLIMQLLRDNLTLWTSDLPEDGDSQKVNGNAKVGGLEEAT; this is translated from the exons ATGGGTTTCGCTACTGAACGTGAGAACTTCGTCTACCTTGCCAAGCTCGCTGAGCAGGCAGAGCGATACGATG AGATGGTCGATGCAATGAAGAAGGTAGCAAATCTTGATGTTGAATTGACAGTTGAAGAGAGAAACTTACTTTCTGTTGGGTACAAGAATGTTGTTGGTGCTCGTCGGGCATCATGGAGGATCCTATCATCAATAGAACAGAAAGAGGAATCAAGAGGAAATGAGAGTCATGTGAAGCAACTCAAGGAGTATAGACAGAAGGTTGAATCAGAGCTCTCAACCATTTGTGTTGATATCATGGCAGTGATCGATGAGCATCTCATTCCTTCAGCTACAGTTGGTGAATCAACTGTTTTCTATTATAAGAT GAAAGGAGATTATTATAGGTACCTTGCAGAATTCAAGAGTGGTGACGATAAAACAGAGGCTGCTGAACAGTCGAAGAAAGCGTACGAg ACTGCCACCACCACTGCTGAGGCCGAGTTGCCTTCTACACATCCCATCCGTTTGGGTCTGGCTCTGAATTTCTCAGTCTTCTATTATGAGATCATGAATTCTCCAGAAAG GGCTTGCCACCTTGCAAAGACAGCTTTTGATGAAGCTATTGCTGAGCTTGACTCTTTGAATGAGGAGTCATACAAAGATAGCACCTTAATCATGCAGCTTCTAAGGGACAACCTCACGTTGTGGACTTCTGACCTTCCAGAAGATGGAG ATTCCCAAAAGGTGAATGGCAATGCCAAGGTTGGCGGGCTGGAAGAGGCAACC TGA
- the LOC126612066 gene encoding 14-3-3-like protein D isoform X1 produces the protein MGFATERENFVYLAKLAEQAERYDEMVDAMKKVANLDVELTVEERNLLSVGYKNVVGARRASWRILSSIEQKEESRGNESHVKQLKEYRQKVESELSTICVDIMAVIDEHLIPSATVGESTVFYYKMKGDYYRYLAEFKSGDDKTEAAEQSKKAYETATTTAEAELPSTHPIRLGLALNFSVFYYEIMNSPERACHLAKTAFDEAIAELDSLNEESYKDSTLIMQLLRDNLTLWTSDLPEDGEDSQKVNGNAKVGGLEEATVAS, from the exons ATGGGTTTCGCTACTGAACGTGAGAACTTCGTCTACCTTGCCAAGCTCGCTGAGCAGGCAGAGCGATACGATG AGATGGTCGATGCAATGAAGAAGGTAGCAAATCTTGATGTTGAATTGACAGTTGAAGAGAGAAACTTACTTTCTGTTGGGTACAAGAATGTTGTTGGTGCTCGTCGGGCATCATGGAGGATCCTATCATCAATAGAACAGAAAGAGGAATCAAGAGGAAATGAGAGTCATGTGAAGCAACTCAAGGAGTATAGACAGAAGGTTGAATCAGAGCTCTCAACCATTTGTGTTGATATCATGGCAGTGATCGATGAGCATCTCATTCCTTCAGCTACAGTTGGTGAATCAACTGTTTTCTATTATAAGAT GAAAGGAGATTATTATAGGTACCTTGCAGAATTCAAGAGTGGTGACGATAAAACAGAGGCTGCTGAACAGTCGAAGAAAGCGTACGAg ACTGCCACCACCACTGCTGAGGCCGAGTTGCCTTCTACACATCCCATCCGTTTGGGTCTGGCTCTGAATTTCTCAGTCTTCTATTATGAGATCATGAATTCTCCAGAAAG GGCTTGCCACCTTGCAAAGACAGCTTTTGATGAAGCTATTGCTGAGCTTGACTCTTTGAATGAGGAGTCATACAAAGATAGCACCTTAATCATGCAGCTTCTAAGGGACAACCTCACGTTGTGGACTTCTGACCTTCCAGAAGATGGAG AAGATTCCCAAAAGGTGAATGGCAATGCCAAGGTTGGCGGGCTGGAAGAGGCAACC GTGGCGTCTTAG
- the LOC126612066 gene encoding 14-3-3-like protein B isoform X3, with protein sequence MGFATERENFVYLAKLAEQAERYDEMVDAMKKVANLDVELTVEERNLLSVGYKNVVGARRASWRILSSIEQKEESRGNESHVKQLKEYRQKVESELSTICVDIMAVIDEHLIPSATVGESTVFYYKMKGDYYRYLAEFKSGDDKTEAAEQSKKAYETATTTAEAELPSTHPIRLGLALNFSVFYYEIMNSPERACHLAKTAFDEAIAELDSLNEESYKDSTLIMQLLRDNLTLWTSDLPEDGEDSQKVNGNAKVGGLEEAT encoded by the exons ATGGGTTTCGCTACTGAACGTGAGAACTTCGTCTACCTTGCCAAGCTCGCTGAGCAGGCAGAGCGATACGATG AGATGGTCGATGCAATGAAGAAGGTAGCAAATCTTGATGTTGAATTGACAGTTGAAGAGAGAAACTTACTTTCTGTTGGGTACAAGAATGTTGTTGGTGCTCGTCGGGCATCATGGAGGATCCTATCATCAATAGAACAGAAAGAGGAATCAAGAGGAAATGAGAGTCATGTGAAGCAACTCAAGGAGTATAGACAGAAGGTTGAATCAGAGCTCTCAACCATTTGTGTTGATATCATGGCAGTGATCGATGAGCATCTCATTCCTTCAGCTACAGTTGGTGAATCAACTGTTTTCTATTATAAGAT GAAAGGAGATTATTATAGGTACCTTGCAGAATTCAAGAGTGGTGACGATAAAACAGAGGCTGCTGAACAGTCGAAGAAAGCGTACGAg ACTGCCACCACCACTGCTGAGGCCGAGTTGCCTTCTACACATCCCATCCGTTTGGGTCTGGCTCTGAATTTCTCAGTCTTCTATTATGAGATCATGAATTCTCCAGAAAG GGCTTGCCACCTTGCAAAGACAGCTTTTGATGAAGCTATTGCTGAGCTTGACTCTTTGAATGAGGAGTCATACAAAGATAGCACCTTAATCATGCAGCTTCTAAGGGACAACCTCACGTTGTGGACTTCTGACCTTCCAGAAGATGGAG AAGATTCCCAAAAGGTGAATGGCAATGCCAAGGTTGGCGGGCTGGAAGAGGCAACC TGA
- the LOC126612068 gene encoding ubiquitin-conjugating enzyme E2 36-like → MANSNLPRRIIKETQRLLSEPAPGISASPAEENMRYFNVMILGPAQSPYEGGVFKLELFLPEEYPMAPPKVRFLTKIYHPNIDKLGRICLDILKDKWSPALQIRTVLLSIQALLSAPNPDDPLSENIAKHWKTNEEEAVETAKEWTRLYASGE, encoded by the exons ATGGCCAACAGTAATCTTCCGAGACGAATTATCAAG GAGACGCAGAGGCTTCTCAGCGAACCag CTCCTGGAATCAGTGCTTCTCCTGCAGAAGAAAACATGCGATATTtcaacgtaatgattcttggcCCAGCTCAATCTCCATATGAAG GTGGGGTTTTCAAGTTGGAATTGTTTTTGCCTGAAGAATATCCAATGGCACCTCCAAag GTCCGTTTCCTGACAAAAATATATCATCCTAACATTGACAAG CTTGGGAGGATATGCCTCGATATTCTGAAAGACAAATGGAGTCCAGCCCTTCAAATCCGAACAGTATTGCTGAG CATTCAAGCACTTCTGAGTGCTCCAAATCCTGATGATCCGCTTTCTGAGAACATTGCAAAGCACTGGAagacaaatgaagaagaagctgtTGAGACAG CAAAGGAGTGGACCCGTTTGTATGCGAGTGGGGAATAG
- the LOC126612064 gene encoding bifunctional riboflavin kinase/FMN phosphatase-like, with protein MSCRGCECNNADAENPKPKILAVIFDLDGTLLDTEWATRGVFEEFLARNGKVLDKEREEKKRLGMTLKDSAASVVKDYHLPFTPDEFVQQIIPMYQEKWKYAKALPGANRVIKHFHDHGVPMALASNSLREYIEAKISHHRGWKELFSVILGSDQVKAGKPAPDLFEEAAKQMGVDAVHCLVIEDSVVGVKAAKAAGMEVVAVPSRGEAAGCSSLADTVLHSLLEFQPEHWGLPQFEDWVDKALPIEPIYFSGLYANGFVSEVTEDGRSALPDQVWGVFFGWAVADMQKTYRVVVAIGLDCNSSPHKNIQMHTVDGNNCCISNQQMKLLLVGYIRESNTKEISSMDAEALEECKLIASASLDLPIFSHHGCVPLVPRSFSVEDMISSDAMERY; from the exons ATGAGCTGCCGTGGGTGTGAGTGCAACAATGCAGATGCAGAGAACCCAAAACCCAAGATTTTGGCTGTCATTTTTGATTTGGATGGCACCCTTTTGGACACAG AGTGGGCAACAAGGGGCGTGTTCGAGGAATTCTTGGCCCGGAATGGCAAAGTATTGGACAAGGAAagggaggagaagaagaggttGGGGATGACACTAAAGGACTCGGCAGCTTCGGTTGTTAAGGACTATCATCTCCCATTCACCCCTGACGAGTTTGTCCAACAAATCATCCCCATGTATCAGGAAAA GTGGAAGTACGCGAAAGCTCTTCCTGGTGCTAATCGCGTTATCAAACACTTCCATGACCACGGAGTACCTATGGCTCTTGCTTCAAACTCCTTACGTGAATACATAGAAGCAAAAATCTCTCACCATCGAG GTTGGAAGGAACTGTTTTCAGTAATTCTTGGCAGTGACCAGGTTAAAGCGGGGAAGCCCGCTCCAGATTT ATTTGAAGAGGCAGCGAAGCAAATGGGTGTGGATGCAGTTCATTGCCTAGTGATTGAAGACTCAGT GGTTGGTGTTAAAGCTGCCAAAGCTGCCGGAATGGAGGTAGTGGCTGTCCCATCCCGTGGTGAAGCTGCCGGTTGTTCTTCCCTTGCAGATACTGTGCTTCATTCTCTTTTGGAGTTTCAGCCCGAACATTGGGGTCTTCCTCAATTTGAAGACT GGGTAGATAAGGCACTGCCGATTGAACCAATTTATTTTAGTGGTCTCTATGCCAATGGGTTTGTCAGTGAAGTCACAG AGGATGGAAGATCTGCTCTCCCCGACCAAGTCTGGGGAGTTTTCTTCGGTTGGGCTGTAGCTGATATGCAGAAGACCTACAGGGTAGTGGTTGCCATTGGATTGGACTGCAATAGTTCACCTCATAAAAACATT CAAATGCATACAGTTGATGGAAACAATTGCTGTATATCCAATCAGCAAATGAAACTGCTACTTGTTGGCTACATCCGGGAATCAAATACCAAG GAAATTTCATCCATGGATGCAGAAGCACTCGAGGAATGTAAGTTGATTGCCAGCGCTTCGCTCGATCTGCCAATATTTAGTCACCATGGTTGTGTGCCTTTGGTTCCACGATCTTTTTCTGTGGAAGACATGATTTCGAGTGATGCGATGGAACGATACTGA
- the LOC126612066 gene encoding 14-3-3-like protein D isoform X2 — MGFATERENFVYLAKLAEQAERYDEMVDAMKKVANLDVELTVEERNLLSVGYKNVVGARRASWRILSSIEQKEESRGNESHVKQLKEYRQKVESELSTICVDIMAVIDEHLIPSATVGESTVFYYKMKGDYYRYLAEFKSGDDKTEAAEQSKKAYETATTTAEAELPSTHPIRLGLALNFSVFYYEIMNSPERACHLAKTAFDEAIAELDSLNEESYKDSTLIMQLLRDNLTLWTSDLPEDGDSQKVNGNAKVGGLEEATVAS, encoded by the exons ATGGGTTTCGCTACTGAACGTGAGAACTTCGTCTACCTTGCCAAGCTCGCTGAGCAGGCAGAGCGATACGATG AGATGGTCGATGCAATGAAGAAGGTAGCAAATCTTGATGTTGAATTGACAGTTGAAGAGAGAAACTTACTTTCTGTTGGGTACAAGAATGTTGTTGGTGCTCGTCGGGCATCATGGAGGATCCTATCATCAATAGAACAGAAAGAGGAATCAAGAGGAAATGAGAGTCATGTGAAGCAACTCAAGGAGTATAGACAGAAGGTTGAATCAGAGCTCTCAACCATTTGTGTTGATATCATGGCAGTGATCGATGAGCATCTCATTCCTTCAGCTACAGTTGGTGAATCAACTGTTTTCTATTATAAGAT GAAAGGAGATTATTATAGGTACCTTGCAGAATTCAAGAGTGGTGACGATAAAACAGAGGCTGCTGAACAGTCGAAGAAAGCGTACGAg ACTGCCACCACCACTGCTGAGGCCGAGTTGCCTTCTACACATCCCATCCGTTTGGGTCTGGCTCTGAATTTCTCAGTCTTCTATTATGAGATCATGAATTCTCCAGAAAG GGCTTGCCACCTTGCAAAGACAGCTTTTGATGAAGCTATTGCTGAGCTTGACTCTTTGAATGAGGAGTCATACAAAGATAGCACCTTAATCATGCAGCTTCTAAGGGACAACCTCACGTTGTGGACTTCTGACCTTCCAGAAGATGGAG ATTCCCAAAAGGTGAATGGCAATGCCAAGGTTGGCGGGCTGGAAGAGGCAACC GTGGCGTCTTAG